In Nocardioides luti, the DNA window GCGGTCCTCGCGGGTCGGCTCGAGCGCTACCACCGCTCGGCGCTCGTGATGACCTTCGGCGGCGGCACCAACGAGATCCAGCGCGACATCATCGGCTACGTGGGCCTCGGCCTGCCCGCGGCGAAGCGCTAGGTCTCGCTACACCCGCTCGTTCCTCGCGGGCACTCGACCACCGAAAGGCAGCAGATGGACTTCACCTTCACCCCCGAGCAGGACGACGCCGCCGCGCTGGCGGCGCGGATCCTCACGGACCGTGCCACGCACGAGCGGATGCGGGCCGTCGAGGGCGGCGGCGACCGCTTCGACCGCGACCTGTGGGCCGAGCTGGGCCGGGCCGGGCTGCTGGGGCTCGCGCTGCCCGAGGAGCACGACGGCGCCGGCCTGGGCCTGCTCGAGCTGTGCCGGGTGCTGGTCGAGGTCGGACGCACGGTCGCACCGGTGCCGCTGGCGGCGCACGGGCCCGCCGCCCTGCTGCTCGCCGAGCACGGCACCGAGGCCCAGCAGGCGGCCTGGCTGCCGGCCGCCGCGTCCGGCGGCTGCGTCGTGACGGCCGCGGTCGCCGAGGACCGCTCCTTCTCCCCCGCCCGTCCCACCACCGTGGCGACCGCCGCCGGTGACAAGGCGGAGGACGGCTTCACGCTCACCGGCAGCAAGTCGATCGTGCCGGCCGGGACCTACGCCGACCTGTTCCTCGTCCCGGCCGACACCGGGGACGGCGTGGCCGTCTTCCTGGTCGAGCCGGGCGACGCCGGGGTCGGCGTCGTCGCACAGCGGTTCTCGGACGGCGACGCGGTCGCCCGCCTGGACCTCGACGCGGTGGTGCTCGGCCCCGACCGCCTGCTCGGGGCGGCCGACGGCGCCGCGGCACAGCGGCTCCGGCAGCTGCTCGTGCTGGCCGCCTCCGCCGAGCAGCTGGGCGTCACGGAGGGCGCGCTGGCCCTCACGGCGGCGTACGCGAAGACCCGCGAGCAGTTCGGCCGCCCGATCGGGACCTTCCAGGCGGTGTCGCAGCGGCTCGCGGACGGCTTCATCGACGTGCTCGCGCAGCGCCTGACGCTCTGGCAGGCCGCCTGGCGGCTCAGCCAGGGGCTGCCCGCCGAGACCGAGGTGGCGACCGCCAAGCTCTGGGCCGCCGACGCCGGTCACCGGCTGGCCCACACCACCGTGCACGTGCACGGCGGCGTCGGGATCGACCTCGACGGGACCGCGCACCGCTACTTCACGACCGCGAAGCGCTTCGAGTTCCTGTACGGCGCCGGCACCGAGCAGGCGCTGACCGTCGGGCGGGCCCTGGCGGCGGAGCCGGCTTGAGCGGGACCGTCCGCGAGCAGCTGCTGGCGCGCGCGGGCGACCCCGGGGCCGGTCTGCTCTTCGAGGACGCGGCCTGGACCTGGGACGAGGTCGTGCACGCGTCCGCCGTGCGGGCCGCCGTGCTCGCGGAGCTGCTCCCCCACGACGGACCCCCGCACGTCGGGCTGCTGCTCGACAACGTCCCCGAGTTCGCCTTCCTGCTCGGCGGCGCCGCGCTGTCCGGCCAGGTGGTCGTCGGGCTCAACACGACCCGGCGGGGCGCGGCGCTCGCCGCCGACGTGCGGCGCTCGGACACCCGGCTGGTGCTGACGGACGCGACGTACGCCGGCCTCCTCGAGGACCTGCGCCTCGACGTGCCGGTGCTCCGCGTCGACTCCCACGTGTGGGCGGACCTGCTGGCCCGGCACGCGGACGCGTCGCTACCGCAGGCGTCGGTCACGGCCGACGACCTGCTCATGCTGATCTTCACGTCCGGCACGTCGGGCGAGCCGAAGGCCGTCAACGTCACGCACGAGAAGGTCGCGCACCCGGGGCGGTTCCTCTCCGAGCGCTTCGGGCTCGGGCCGGGCGACGTGGCCTACCTGTCGATGCCGCTCTTCCACTCCAACGCCGTGATGGCCGGCTGGGGGCCGGCGCTCGCGTCCGGCGCCACCGTGGCGCTGGCTCGCCGCTTCAGCGCCTCGGGCTTCCTGCCGGACGTGCGCCGTCACGGGGCGACGTACGCCACCTACGTCGGGAAGCCGCTGACCTACGTCCTGGCCACCCCGGAGCGGGACGACGACGCCGAGAACCCGCTGCGCCTGGTGTTCGGCAACGAGGCCAACGAGCGCGACATCGACGACTTCGCGCGGCGCTTCGGCTGCGTGGTCGTGGATTCCTACTCCTCGACCGAGAACGCCGTCATCGTGCAGCGGGTGCCCGGCATGCCGCCGGGCAGCCTCGGCCGGCCCGTCGAGGGCGTCGCCGTGCTCGACCCGGAGACGAGGGCGGAGGTCCCCGTCGCGGAGTTCGGCCCGGACGGCCGGCTGCTCAACGCCGAGGCGGCGACCGGCGAGATCGTGAACACGACCGGCGCCGGCGCGTTCGCGGGCTACTACCGCGACCCCGACGCCGAGGCCGAGCGGATGCGCGGCGGGATGTACTGGTCCGGCGACCTCGCCTACCGCGACGCCGCCGGCTTCCTCTACTTCGCCGGCCGCACCGCCGACTGGCTCCGCGTCGACGGCGAGAACCTCGCCGCCGCCCCGATCGAGCGGGTGCTGCTGCGGCACCCGGACGTCGCGGAGGCGGCGGTGTACGCCGTGCCCGACCACGTCGGCGACCTGGTCGCGGCCGCCGTCACGGTGCGCCGGCCGCTCGGGGCCGACGCCCTGGCGACCTTCCTGGCCACGCAGCCCGACCTGTCGCCCCAGGCCTGGCCGCGGTTCCTGCGCGTGCTCGACGAGCTCCCGCGCACCGCCACCAACAAGGTGCTCAAGCGCCGGCTCACCGCCGACGGCGTCGCCGACGCCGTTCCCGTTCCCCACCCCTGAGGAGATCCCCGTGGCCGAGACCGTCCAGCAGCTGCTCCGCGAGCGCGCCGCCGACGAGACCGTCGGCCTGCGCCACGGCGACCGGGCGTGGACCTGGCGCGAGCACCTGGACGAGGCCGCCACCGAGGCGGCCGCCCTCATCGCGCTGGCCGACCCCGACCGACCCCTCCACGTGGGCACTCTGCTCGGCAACACCCCGGAGATGCTGCGCGCGATGGCCGCGGCCGGGCTCGGCGGCTACGTGCTGTGCGGCATCAACACCACCCGCCGCGGTGACGGGCTGCTCGCCGACATCCGGCGGGCCGAGTGCCAGCTGCTGGTGACCGACGCCGAGCACCTCCCGCTGCTCGCGGGGCTCGACCTGGCCGGCGTACGCGTCCTGGACGTCTCCTCCGCGGAGTGGGCCGAGCGGGTGGCCGCGCCCGTCACCGTCGAGGAGCTCGTCCCGCACCGCGAGGTCGAGGCGATGGACACGCTGATGATGATCTTCACGTCCGGCACCAGCGGCGACCCCAAGGCCGTCCAGGTGGCCCACCTGATGGTGCTCTTCTCCGGGCTCAACCTGGTCGGCCGGTTCGCGATGACGAGCGACGACGTCTGCTACCTCTCGATGCCGCTGTTCCACTCCAACGCCGTCGTGGCCGGCTGGGCGGTGGCGATCGGCAGCGGCGCGGCAATGGTGCCGGCGAAGTTCTCCGCGTCGCGGTTCGTCGCCGACGTGCGGCACTACGGGGTGACGTACATGAACTACGTCGGCAAACCGCTCGCCTACGTCCTCGCGACGCCCGAGCAGCCCGACGACGCCGACAACACCCTGCGGGTCGCCTTCGGCAACGAGGCCGGCGACCGGGACATCGACGAGTTCGCCCGGCGGTTCGACTGCCAGGTGATGGACGGGTTCGGCTCGACCGAGCTGGCCGTCATCATCACCCGGGAGAACGGCACCCCGCCCGGGTCGATCGGCAAGGGCTTCGACGGCGTCGCGGTCTACGACAGCGAGACCGTCACGGAGTGCGACGTCGCCGTCTTCGACGAGCACGGGGCGCTCGCCAACGCCGACCGCGCGGTCGGCGAGCTCGTGAACACGCAGGGGGCGGGCTACTTCCAGGGCTACTACAACGACCCGGCCGCGAACGACGAGCGGATGCGGCACGGGATGTACTGGTCCGGCGACCTCGCCTACCGCGACGCCGACGGCTGGATCTACCTCGCCGGGCGCACCGCCGACTGGATGCGCGTCGACGGGGAGAACCTCGCGGCGGCGCCGATCGAGCGGATCCTGGAGCGGTTGCCGGCACTGAGCCGCGTCGCGGTGTACGCCGTCCCGGACGCCGCCGTCGGCGACCAGGTGATGGCGGCGATCGTGCTGCAGGACGAGGCCACACTGACGCCCGGCGAGCTCGAGGCGTTCCTCGCGGCGCAGCCCGACCTGTCCCCCAAGGCCTGGCCGCGGTTCGTCCGCCTGGCCGACGACCTGCCCAGCACGGCGACCAACAAGGTGCTCAAGCGCGAGCTGATCGCGCAGGGCGCGACCGCCGGCGACGGCGTGCTGTGGACCCGTGAGTCCCGCGGGACGGCGTACGCCTGACCTACGCTGGCGGCATGGGACCTCGGGGGAAGCGTCGCGGCGCGTGGATGGTGAGGCTGGTCGTCGCGCTGGGACTGCTCGGCCCGGCCGGCCTGCTCACCGCCTGCGGTGACGACGTCGCGACGCCGGGCGCCACCTCCGGGTCGACGATCCCCGTCGGTGACCTCACCGTCCGTCCCGGCGAGCTCGTCTGGGCCGTGGGCTCCACGGTCCACGTCGGCGACCGGAGCGAGGACGTCGGCCGGCGGATCGACCAGTTCGTCGTCGGGCCGCACGGCATCTACTACGTCAGCCACGGGTCGCTCTGGTTCACCGACCTCGACCGCGAGAAGCGGGTGGTGGAGCGGCTCCGCTTCACGAGCCCGGTGCTCTCGCCCGACGGGCGGTACATCGGGTTCCTGGACTTCTCGACCGCCCCCGCCTCGACCGTCGTCTACGACCTCGAGACCGGGCGCGAGACCGTCCGCGACGACTCGGGCATGGGAGACGCGAAGGACGACCTGGCCGACCTCTACGAGGACGCGGAGCCGTTCTTCCTCGGGTTCGACCACGAGGCGGCGTACTCCCAGGGCGTCGACGACTCCGTCTTCCGGATCCCGCTCGACGGTTCGGACGTGACCGTGCAGCGTCGTGGCACGGGGTCCGGCCGGGTCCCGGCGGCGGTGCTGCCGCCGCCCGGGCAGGGACGGCAGATCCGCACCGGGCTCGGCGGGGAGATCTCCCCCGACGGCACGGTCGCCCTCCGGAACCTCATGAACCTGCGCTTCCGCCCGGTGGCGCGGACCGGGGACGGCGGACCGCTCGACGTCGCCCTCGGGGGCGACCGCAACCGGTTCGCCATCGCCGGCTGGCTCGACGACCACCGGGTCTGGGGTGCCGCCGGGCGCGCGCGGGGCGCGGTGTCCCTGGGCCGGTCCGCGACGCTCGTCGCGTGCGACCTGCGGCCCGGAGGGCGCTGCGAGGACCTGTCGGACCCGATCCCCCTGGACGATCACCACACCGTGATGTTCGACGGGCGCTGGTTGGGGTTCTGAGGGGCGCTGGTCCCGGGCTCAGGCCGGCTCAGGCCGGCTCAGGCCGGCTCAGGCCGGGTCGAGGACGAAGATGCGGACGTCGCGGCCGGTGATGCGCTGCTGGTACTTCAGGTAGCCGCCGTACACGCCGGCCGAGTTCGCCATCACCTCGGCGCGCTCCGCCTCGCTCGCGGGCCGGGCGACGGCGGCCTGCGTGATCCGGTCGTGGACGATCGTCAGGTGCGGGTCGGCCTCGAGGTTGTAGACCCACGCCGGGGTGTGCTGCTGGCCGAAGTTGGTGCCCAGCAGCGCCAAGGTGTCGCCGATGGGGATGCTGATGAGCGGCGTCGTTCGCGCCTGCCCGCTCTTGCGACCGGTGGTGGTCACCGTGACGACCGGGAGCCCGGCCAGCAGCTGCGGGACGGTGGCACGCCCCTTGGTCACCCGGAGCAGCGCCCGGTCGAGGTGGCGCAGCGTCTTCGAGAAGAGCCAGGCTCCCGGCTTCGACGAGGCGAAGGCCTGCATCACCCGCTGGAACGGGTTGGGCCGGTGGTGGCGGTACTGCAGGTCGGCGGCGAGTCCCATGGAGGGACGCTAGACCCGGAGGCGGCCGCGTGTCTGTCGGATGGCGAACGCTGCCGCGCTGCGTGCCGTCGACACGGCATCGGCGTCAGCGGCCTGGGACGGGCGACTCGCCGCGGTGATCGACTTCGGGACCTGCGGGGTCGGCGACCCTTCGTGCGACCTGGCGGTCGCCTGGACGCTGCTCGACGCCGCCGGCCGCCGGGTGTTCCGCGAGCGCCTCGACGTCGACGACGCGAGCTAGGCGCGTGGGCGCGGCTGGGCGCTCGGGAAGACGCTGGCCGAGCTCGCGTCGGCGCTCGGCGACCTGGAGGGCGACGCCGACGAGGCGGGGTCGGCACGCGGCTGAGGCGCCGCAGACAGGTCGAGAACCAACGGCCCACTTGTCATCCACAGGCGCTGACCGGGAGCCGGGTCGAACCTAGAATCGACAGCATGTTCGAACCCGCGTCCGCCCCTCCGTCGCCCGGCCCCGCGCCGTCGGTGGCCGAGCTCGCGCGCCTGCTCGACGGGCTGTCGCAGGTGCGGGTGGACAGCGAGCGCGACGGCATCGACCAGCTCGAGGCGCTGGAGCGGGTGAAGTCCGCCTGCGCCGCCGCCCAGGCGCGGATCACCGCGGACCTGGACGTCCGCCGCGCGGCGCGCTCGACGGCGGCTCGCATGTCCGGGTCGGCTCCCCTCCCCGGCCACCGCGACCCGCACAGCGCCGCCGGGCTGGCGTCCGCTGTCGCGCTGGCGCGGCGCGAGAGCCCGCACCGTGGCCGGCGCCACCTCGCGCTGGCCGTCGCACTCGGCGACCTGCCGGAGACGCTGGCGGCCCTGGAGCGGGGAGACCTCTCCGAGGAGGCGGCGCTGGTCGTCGCCGAGGAGACGCAGGACCTTGCGCTCACCGATCGTCGCCACGCCGACGGCCTGCTGGCGGACCGGTGCGACGACCCGTGGGAGGGCCTGGGGCTGGACGAGCTGCGGCGCTGCGTCCGCGGGATCGCGCAGGAGTGCGACGAGGATGCCGTGCGCCGCCGCCGCGCCCGGGCCCTGCGCGGTCGCCGGGTCACGGGCCGGCTGCTGCGCGACGGCACCGCCCAGATCAGCGCGGTCGTGGCCGACTGGCAGCTCGCCGCCGTCCAGTCCTCGCTCGCCGAGGCCGCCGACCGGGCCCGCGCCGCCGGGGACGACCGCACCCGCGGCCAGGTCATGGCCGACACGTTCGTGGCCCGCCTGACCAACCAGGTCACCGCCGTCGCGACCCCCGTCGCCGTCGGGATCGTGATCAGCGCCGAGGCCCTGCTGGGCGACGACGACTCCCCCGCCCACGTCGACGGCGTCGGCCCGGTCCCGGCGTCGATCGCTCGGCGCCTGGTCGCCGCGAGCCCCGACGTCCGCTCGACCGTCCGCCGCCTGTTCGCGTGCCCCGAGACCGGCAGCCTGCTGGCCATGGACTCCCGGGCACGCCGCTTCCCCGCCGGCCTCAGGGACTTCGTCCGGATCCGCGACCAGTTCTGCCGCACCCCCTGGTGCGACGCTCCCGTCCGGCACACCGACCACCCCCGACCGCGCCGTCGCGGCGGCCCCACCGACCGGGTCAACAGCCAGGGCCTGTGCGAGGCGTGCAACTACGCCAAGGAGGCCGCCGGCTGGCGACATCGGACCGTGTCCGAGCCCCACGAGCAGCACACGGTCGAGATCACCACCCCCACCGGGCACGTGCACCGGTCGCGCGCGCCCGCGCAGCCGATGCCGACCTCCGGCGGCCGGCTGCCCGCGGTCCGGATCCGCGATCTCGCGAGCGCCTGACGGCAGCGCGCGAGCGGCGACGGCTCAAGGCCGCTCGCAGAAGGCCGTCGTGAGCACGTAGCCGGCCGCGCCCAGCATGCCCCGGAGCGTCTCGTCGCCCGGGTCCTGGCTCACCACCGACACGCCCGCCCCACGGGCCGCGGCCGCGGACTCGATCCGGGTCAGCGCATCCGGGGACTCGACCTCCGTCACGAGCAGCACCGGTCCGCCGGGGTCGTAGACCGGGGGCGCGGCGACGAGCCGGCCCGCGGCGCCGGGGACCCTCACGGCCAGGTCCACGTCCTCGGCTGCCGGCGCCGCCTCGGCCCGGTCGAGGTCGCGGTGCCACCAGAGCTCCACCGGCACGAGGCCGACCTGCTCGGCGGCGGCCATCCGCGCAGTCTCGAACACCGGCACGACGAACCGCAGACACCCACCCAGGTGCAGCGCGTGGCGCAACAGGTCCACGCCCTCCGTTGCCCACAGGTCGCCATCGGCCTCGCCCGCCGCTGCGTCGTCCACCAGCCACGTCCCTCCCCGGGACAGCGCGATCAGGAAGGCGTGGTCCGTGCGAACCGCGACCACGTCCGGCGAGTCGATCAGGTGCCCGAGGAAGTCCCGGTGCCGGGCCTTCGCCTCAGCCGCTGGAGCCCAGAACCGTGGCGCGTGCGGCACCAGCGACTCACGGCGGTGCGACGCGAGGAGGGTGACCCAATCGAGGTCGGCAGCCGTCAGCCGACGTACACCGCCACCGCGCGTCATGTCCGTGGACCCGTCAGCGCAGCAGCTTCCCCAGCCCGTTGACCAGCTTGACGACGTAGAAGCCCGAGTTGCCGTCGGAGTACCACACCGACTTCCGCTTCACGTCCCACGCGGGCTGCGACATGGCGAAGGCCCCCATGGCGGTGGGGTTGTCGGGCCGGCTGGAGGGCAGCACCTTGTTGTAGTAGCCGGCCTCGACCGGGTGCTTCAGGTCGGTGATGTCGAAGAGCCGCAGCCCCGACAGGATCATCGAGCAGGCGACGATCTTCGGGTTGTCGCGGGTGGGCACCGAGCAGTAGTGGCCGGCGTACCCCTGGACCGGGAGGTTCGCGCCGGGGTCGTTCTTCTGCGCACCGGCACGGGCGGCGGGCTGGTGCACCGCGAGGCGCAGGTTCGAGACCACGTGCGCCTTCTTGGGGTTCGTGATGTCGATGATCCGGGCGGCGCCGACGCCCGCCTTTGACTGGTCCGCCTGGGTGAAGTCGTAGTTGGCGTACTCGTCGACCTCGAGGAGGTAGCTGCGACCGCCGCGGGTGAACGGCTCCGGGACCTGCGGGATCGAGTGCTCGGGCCAGGTGAGGTCCTTGATCACGTGGACCTGGGGGTTGGGCACGCGGTCCTGGATCTCGCTCACGTCGAGGATCCGCAGGCCGCCGGTGGAGAACTTCGCGCCCTGGGACTGGTCGTTGCCGATGTTGGCGACGTACAACGTCCGGCCGTCGGCCGAGAGCCGCATGCCGTGGTAGTTCACGCCGACCTGCTCGAAGACCGGGACGGGCACGGTCGGGTCGCTGACGTCGAGGGCGACCAGCGTCTGGCCGCCGGTGCTGGAGGCGTAGAACGTCTTGCCGTCGGGCGCGAAGCCGCTCTCGTGGCCGAGGACGGGGCCAGGCGTCGAGGACAGCAGCGCCGGGTGCCGGCAGTCGGTCTTCACGTCGTAGAGGTCGAGGAGGCCGGGCAGCGTCGCGGGGTTGCCGGAGACCGCGCCGAGCAGGCCGCGCTTCTTGTTGAGCAGCACCGACTCGTGCGGGGTGTCCATGGCCGCCGTGGTCAGCGTCGCGGTCTGCTTCGGGTGCCGCGGGTGGTCCATGTCGAGCACGATCACGCCGAGGCCGGTGCCGGCGTTGAAGACGACGTCCTTCGGGAACAGCAGCGTCGAGTCGTAGTAGGCGCAGACGTGCCCCTGGCGGTCGCGGTAGCGCAGCACCTTGAAGCCACCGGTCTTGCCCTGGTGGGCGACCCGCTCGGTGTTGCAGCGGTAGTCCTTC includes these proteins:
- a CDS encoding acyl-CoA dehydrogenase family protein, giving the protein MDFTFTPEQDDAAALAARILTDRATHERMRAVEGGGDRFDRDLWAELGRAGLLGLALPEEHDGAGLGLLELCRVLVEVGRTVAPVPLAAHGPAALLLAEHGTEAQQAAWLPAAASGGCVVTAAVAEDRSFSPARPTTVATAAGDKAEDGFTLTGSKSIVPAGTYADLFLVPADTGDGVAVFLVEPGDAGVGVVAQRFSDGDAVARLDLDAVVLGPDRLLGAADGAAAQRLRQLLVLAASAEQLGVTEGALALTAAYAKTREQFGRPIGTFQAVSQRLADGFIDVLAQRLTLWQAAWRLSQGLPAETEVATAKLWAADAGHRLAHTTVHVHGGVGIDLDGTAHRYFTTAKRFEFLYGAGTEQALTVGRALAAEPA
- a CDS encoding long-chain-fatty-acid--CoA ligase, coding for MSGTVREQLLARAGDPGAGLLFEDAAWTWDEVVHASAVRAAVLAELLPHDGPPHVGLLLDNVPEFAFLLGGAALSGQVVVGLNTTRRGAALAADVRRSDTRLVLTDATYAGLLEDLRLDVPVLRVDSHVWADLLARHADASLPQASVTADDLLMLIFTSGTSGEPKAVNVTHEKVAHPGRFLSERFGLGPGDVAYLSMPLFHSNAVMAGWGPALASGATVALARRFSASGFLPDVRRHGATYATYVGKPLTYVLATPERDDDAENPLRLVFGNEANERDIDDFARRFGCVVVDSYSSTENAVIVQRVPGMPPGSLGRPVEGVAVLDPETRAEVPVAEFGPDGRLLNAEAATGEIVNTTGAGAFAGYYRDPDAEAERMRGGMYWSGDLAYRDAAGFLYFAGRTADWLRVDGENLAAAPIERVLLRHPDVAEAAVYAVPDHVGDLVAAAVTVRRPLGADALATFLATQPDLSPQAWPRFLRVLDELPRTATNKVLKRRLTADGVADAVPVPHP
- the fadD1 gene encoding fatty-acid--CoA ligase FadD1 yields the protein MAETVQQLLRERAADETVGLRHGDRAWTWREHLDEAATEAAALIALADPDRPLHVGTLLGNTPEMLRAMAAAGLGGYVLCGINTTRRGDGLLADIRRAECQLLVTDAEHLPLLAGLDLAGVRVLDVSSAEWAERVAAPVTVEELVPHREVEAMDTLMMIFTSGTSGDPKAVQVAHLMVLFSGLNLVGRFAMTSDDVCYLSMPLFHSNAVVAGWAVAIGSGAAMVPAKFSASRFVADVRHYGVTYMNYVGKPLAYVLATPEQPDDADNTLRVAFGNEAGDRDIDEFARRFDCQVMDGFGSTELAVIITRENGTPPGSIGKGFDGVAVYDSETVTECDVAVFDEHGALANADRAVGELVNTQGAGYFQGYYNDPAANDERMRHGMYWSGDLAYRDADGWIYLAGRTADWMRVDGENLAAAPIERILERLPALSRVAVYAVPDAAVGDQVMAAIVLQDEATLTPGELEAFLAAQPDLSPKAWPRFVRLADDLPSTATNKVLKRELIAQGATAGDGVLWTRESRGTAYA
- a CDS encoding nitroreductase family deazaflavin-dependent oxidoreductase, encoding MGLAADLQYRHHRPNPFQRVMQAFASSKPGAWLFSKTLRHLDRALLRVTKGRATVPQLLAGLPVVTVTTTGRKSGQARTTPLISIPIGDTLALLGTNFGQQHTPAWVYNLEADPHLTIVHDRITQAAVARPASEAERAEVMANSAGVYGGYLKYQQRITGRDVRIFVLDPA
- a CDS encoding phosphotransferase — protein: MANAAALRAVDTASASAAWDGRLAAVIDFGTCGVGDPSCDLAVAWTLLDAAGRRVFRERLDVDDAS
- a CDS encoding HNH endonuclease, which translates into the protein MFEPASAPPSPGPAPSVAELARLLDGLSQVRVDSERDGIDQLEALERVKSACAAAQARITADLDVRRAARSTAARMSGSAPLPGHRDPHSAAGLASAVALARRESPHRGRRHLALAVALGDLPETLAALERGDLSEEAALVVAEETQDLALTDRRHADGLLADRCDDPWEGLGLDELRRCVRGIAQECDEDAVRRRRARALRGRRVTGRLLRDGTAQISAVVADWQLAAVQSSLAEAADRARAAGDDRTRGQVMADTFVARLTNQVTAVATPVAVGIVISAEALLGDDDSPAHVDGVGPVPASIARRLVAASPDVRSTVRRLFACPETGSLLAMDSRARRFPAGLRDFVRIRDQFCRTPWCDAPVRHTDHPRPRRRGGPTDRVNSQGLCEACNYAKEAAGWRHRTVSEPHEQHTVEITTPTGHVHRSRAPAQPMPTSGGRLPAVRIRDLASA
- a CDS encoding LVIVD repeat-containing protein, which translates into the protein MVIRARRRTPALRRLGVASAALAVALTGLAVSDVLSATGSSFPAATPQADCGPGARPETDIQGRVPQKDYDDGRIKKDYRCNTERVAHQGKTGGFKVLRYRDRQGHVCAYYDSTLLFPKDVVFNAGTGLGVIVLDMDHPRHPKQTATLTTAAMDTPHESVLLNKKRGLLGAVSGNPATLPGLLDLYDVKTDCRHPALLSSTPGPVLGHESGFAPDGKTFYASSTGGQTLVALDVSDPTVPVPVFEQVGVNYHGMRLSADGRTLYVANIGNDQSQGAKFSTGGLRILDVSEIQDRVPNPQVHVIKDLTWPEHSIPQVPEPFTRGGRSYLLEVDEYANYDFTQADQSKAGVGAARIIDITNPKKAHVVSNLRLAVHQPAARAGAQKNDPGANLPVQGYAGHYCSVPTRDNPKIVACSMILSGLRLFDITDLKHPVEAGYYNKVLPSSRPDNPTAMGAFAMSQPAWDVKRKSVWYSDGNSGFYVVKLVNGLGKLLR